In Glandiceps talaboti chromosome 4, keGlaTala1.1, whole genome shotgun sequence, a single window of DNA contains:
- the LOC144434411 gene encoding uncharacterized protein LOC144434411 — protein MTTSLFLRGPLKGIFNEEEIFTDEYKEITSHDYSFENLVLEGGGTKGIAYAGVLKVLEKVGIWQTLKRYGGASAGAIVACLLAVGYNPEQISSIIYKLNMEKMAVVVFEAVKASSGNHQDLFVDGGVLDNYPVRCYDGWWLSMEKEDNLFLKSEDLSLKSIIERNNDRFEKRNPKTLGVVLCSPFGDGLFHEYLVASDGKSPVRPDTKLARKCPKDPNTTEAKPRIEAFCAFMKVLNTCAMDQSFAIARRDLQEALKDANVNGSLSNEQGTILFGVNWNPSSAVKKLPFDKDDKITFDKVVTYAEKRNIPVEKRLMGLANKEISDIKQFFQQLVSTLTTDCQKDFFKVS, from the exons ATGACAACAAGTTTGTTTTTGAGAGGACCTCTTAAAGGAATATTTAATGAGGAAGAGATATTCACCGATGAATACAAGGAGATAACATCACATGACTATTCATTCGAAAACCTCGTCTTGGAAGGTGGTGGGACAAAGGGCATCGCGTACGCAGGAGTATTAAAG GTCTTAGAGAAAGTTGGGATTTGGCAAACATTGAAACGTTATGGTGGTGCCAGTGCTGGTGCTATTGTAGCGTGTCTACTAGCAGTTGGATATAACCCTGAGCAGATCTCCAGTATTATCTATAAACTAAACATGGAGAAGATGGCTGTTG TGGTCTTTGAAGCTGTGAAAGCTTCTTCCGGGAATCATCAAGATTTGTTTGTGGATGGCGGAGTGTTGGATAACTACCCAGTTAGATGTTATGACG GCTGGTGGTTGTCAATGGAAAAAGAAGATAATTTATTCCTAAAATCAGAAGACTTATCTTTGAAAAGCATCATCGAACGCAACAACGATAGGTTCGAAAAACGCAATCCAAAAACACTCGGTGTGGTATTG TGTTCTCCATTTGGAGATGGTTTGTTTCATGAATACTTGGTTGCGAGCGACGGAAAATCCCCTGTACGACCAGATACTAAGTTGGCGAG GAAATGTCCGAAAGATCCGAATACTACCGAAGCAAAACCACGTATTGAGGCGTTTTGTGCATTTATGAAGGTATTGAATACTTGTGCTATGGACCAATCTTTTGCCATCGCAAGACGTGACCTTCAGGAAGCCTTGAAAGAT GCAAATGTTAATGGATCACTTAGCAATGAACAAGGTACAATCTTGTTTGGAGTAAACTGGAATCCGTCATCTGCAGTAAAAAAACTACCCTTTGATAAAGATGACAAG ATAACTTTCGACAAGGTGGTGACCTATGCAGAAAAGCGAAACATACCTGTTGAGAAACGACTCATGGGTCTTGCTAATAAAGAAATTTCAGATATCAAACAATTCTTCCAGCAACTTGTATCAACTCTTACAACAGACTGTCAAAAAGATTTCTTTAAGGTGAGTTAA